From the genome of Gryllotalpicola protaetiae:
CGCGCGCCGCCCGCGACGGTCGCGGTGACGAGCGCATGACTCAGCACTCGCGCCAGCGAGCACCACGGCTTCCCGCCCTCGAGGCGCCACCGGTCCCCCTCTTCCCGCGCGGTGAGTGTCAGGCCCCCGCCCTCTGCGGCGAACACGCCCCAGGTGCTGGTCGCGTCCGCGTCGATGCTGCCGAGGTCGACCGGCTCGGGCGCCTGGCCCAGGATCGCCAGCGCGTCGAGATGGGGCTCCAGCACCCGCGCGGCGGCGACGTCGAGCGCCGCGGCCTCGACGAAGAAGTCCCACAGCTCGGGCGTGCGGCCGATTCCGGGCGCGGGCGCCCAGCGGCCGGCATCCGTCGCCCAGCGCAGCGCGTCGTCGACCCGGCCGTGCACCTGCGCGAGACCGGCGAGCGCGCCGCGCACCCGGTCTTCGAGATCGGAGCCGTTCACACCGAGGGGGTGCGGTTCTCGGCGCTGACCATCCAGGCGTACTGCTCGAGGGTCGAGATGATCTCGTGCAGGATGTCCGCGGTGGTCGGGTCCTCGTCGTCGACCTCGTCGTGCACCTCGCGCATCGTGCCGACGACCGCCTCGAGACGCGCGGTGATCAGATCAACCGTCTCGGCCGTGTCGACCTCGCCGTTCGGGTAGACCGGCAGCGAGGTCGCGCTGCTGATCGTCACGCTGCGGCCGTCGGGCGCCGCGTGCAGGGCGCGCAACCGCTCGGCGATCACGTCGGCGAACTCGCGCGCGGAGTGCACGATCTCGTCCAGCTGCAGGTGCAGGTCGCGGAAGTTCTTGCCGACCACGTTCCAGTGCGCCTGCTTGCCCTGCAGGCTGAGCTCGATCAAGTCGACGAGCACCCGCTGCAGGTCGCCGGTGAGCTGCGCCGATGCGAGGAATCCCTTCTCCGCATTCTCCTTCTTCGCGCGGGCCGCGCCCGTTCGCGTGCCCTGCTTCCGGGCCGTTGCCGTTGCCGTCGCCATCTGGGTCTCCTCTTCGTGAGTCGGTCTGAGATGACCGTTCCCAGATCAGGGCCGGCGAACACGTCTGCCCCGGATGCTCACGGCGGCGGCTACACGTCGCTGAGCTCTTCGGCCGGCTCCGGCGTCACGGGCCCCTCGGGCTCGGCGTGCACGTACTTGCCGCCCATCAGCAGCGACGCGGCCGCGCCGATCAGCGACATGATCGCCGCCGCGATGAACACGATGACGAGGCCCGAGTGGAACGGGTCGGAGATCAGCTGCGGGAAGAACGTCTTCCCGGTCAGCGCGGCGGCGTCGGACTTGGAGAGCGTGTCGAGCGCGCCGGTCGGGCCGAGCAGCGACTTGATCGGGTTGTAGCCGAGGAACGCGGCGAACAGGCTGCCGACCGGCGGGGTCGCCGCGATCTTGGCGGCGATCCCCGCGCTCACGCCGTGCGCGGTGAGACCCGTCGTCATCGCCTTCGGCAGCGTGTTCGCGAGGCCCGCGATCATCAGCGAGAAGAAGATGCCGATGGACAGCGAGTTGCCCGCGTTCTGGAAAGTTCCCGTCATGCCGGATGCCGCGCCGCGCTGGTTCGCCGGCACGGCGTTCATGATCGCCGTGCGGTTGGGGGCCGCGAACATGCCGGAGCCGATGCCGTTGAGGAAGGTGATGAGGGCGAACTCGAGGTAGCTGAAGTTCACCGGGATCATCAGCAGCGCGATGAAGGTCGCCGCCACCAGCACGAGGCCGCCCGTGGCGAGGGCACGCGCGCCGATGCGGTCGGAGAGCGTTCCCGACAAGGGGCCGGAGACCAGGAATCCGATCGTCAGCGGAAGCATGTAGATGCCCGCCCAGAACGGGGTGGACTCGTACGAGAAGCCATGCAGCGGCAGCCAGATGCCCTGCAGCCAGATGATCAGCATGAACTGCAGGCCACCGCGGCCGACCGAGGCGAGCAGGCCGGCGAGGTTCCCCCACACGAACGCCTTGATGCGGAACAGCCGGAGGTTGAACATCGGGTCGGTGATGCGCTGCTCGACGAGCACGAAGACGACCAGCACGACGACGCCGCCGATGATCGCGGCAAGCACCCACGGGTTGAGCCACCCGGTCGCACTGTCCTTGTACGGCTGGATGCCGTAGGTGATGCCGGCCAGCAGGGCGGTGAGCCCGACACCGAACAGGATGTTGCCCCACCAGTCGACGCGCCCCGTGCCGCGCGCCCCGACCTCGTGCAGCGACTTGTACGACCAGATCGTGCCGAGGATGCCGAACGGGACGCTCACGAGGAAGATCGCGCGCCAGTCGAGGGTCGCGAGGAGTCCGCCGACGATGAGGCCGAGGAACGTGCCGGCGATCGCGGCGATCTGGTTGATGCCGAGCGCCATGCCGCGGCGGTTCACGGGGAACGCGTCCGTCAGGATCGCCGTCGAGTTCGCGAACAGCATCGAGCCGCCGACCGCCTGAACGACGCGCCAGCCGATCAGCCACAGGGCGCCGCCGCCGCCGGCGAACGGGTCGAACACGAGCGCGATCGCGGCCACGGTGAACACGACGAAGCCGAGGTTGTAGATGCGCACGCGGCCGTAGATGTCGCCGAGGCGCCCGAAGCTCATCACGAGCACGGCGGTGACGAGGATGTACCCCATCAGCATCCACAGCAGGTAGCTGACGTTGCCCGGCTCGAGCGGGTCGAGCTTGATGCCCGTGAAGATCGCGGGCAGCGAGATCAGCACGATCGAGCCGTTGATCGTCGCCATCAGCATGCCGAGCGTGGTGTTGCTCAGGGCGATCCACTTGTAGTGCGGGTGGTCCTTGTTGAACATGCCGGTGCGCTCGCGAACAGTCTTCTCAACCACGATTCATCTCCGGTTACCGGGCTCGCCGTTGAGCGCCTCGTCAATTCGTTTATGTGTAGCAACAGAATAGCCACGCGCAGGACTCGCGATAATCGCATTCATGACGATGGATGCCGCAGCCGAGGCGAGCCTTCCGAGGGGTCGGCTCGCGCGCCTGCGGGCGGCGGCGTCGGACCCCGGCTCGCTGCGGCTGTGGACGGCGGTCGCCAACGACGGGATCATCGCCACCGCGGGCATCCTGGAGGGGTTCGCGGGCGCCGGCGCGAACGACCGGTCGCTGCTCGTCGTCGCGATCATCGCGACGGTGGCTGGCATGCTCGCCGCCGGCGGGATCGAGTGGTCGCAGGCGGCGACCGAGCGGGAGGCCCAGCAGACGGCCGCTGCCGCCGAGGCGCAGGAGCTCGCGCGCGATCCGGCAGCGGAGGCGGCCGAGCTCGCCGAGCACTACCGCAGCCGCGGTGTCGAACCAGCGCTCGCCGCAGAGGTCGCCCGCCAGCTGATGGCCCACGACGCGCTCGCGGCGCAGCTCGAGACCGAGCACGGCATCCGCCACGTCATGTCCGCGGCGGAGACCCTGAGCACCGGTGTCGGCGCGGTCGTCGCCTACGCGATCGGAGCGGTCATCCCGCTGCTCATCACCGCACTCGTGCCCCAGCGGGCGGAGACGTGGGCGATCGTCGTCGCCGTCCTCGTCTCACTCGTGGTGACGTCGATCGTCGGCGCGCGCAGCGGCCGCACCAACGTCGTGCGCACCCTGGCGCGCACCCTCGCCGTCGGCGCCGGCACCCTGATCGTCAGCTACCTCGTCGGGCAGCTCATCACGTAGCGAGCGCACCATGCTCGTGAGCGCCCGGAAGGCGGCGGTCTGCTCGCCCGACGTCATGCCGCCCAGCATCCGCTTCTCAACGGCTCGGACCGCGGTGGATGCCTGCTCGAGGCTGCGCCTCCCCTTCGGGGTGAGCCGGGTGGGCAGCGCCTTCCCCACCGGCGCCGCGGCCGCCCTGGCCACGTAGCCGTCCCGCTCGAGAGCCTGAAGCAGAACGTGCATCGACTGCCGCGTCACGAACGCGCCTCGCGCGAGCTCGGAGTTCGACAGACCGGGGCGCTGGGCGAGCAGCTCGAGGCACGAGTAGTGCGTGATCGTCATGCCGAGCGGCCGCAGCACCGCCTCCATGGCGGCGTGCAGCGCGCTCGAGGCCTCCTTCAGCAGGTAGCCGAGCGACGTCTCGAGGTCGACGCCATCACCGTCTTGACTCATGTCAGTATTCTGACATACATTGTCCCATGTCAGCTAACTGACACATCAGAAGGAGCAACATCATGCCAGCCACCGGCCCCGACTTCATCTCCATCCAGGTCCGCGACCTCGACGCGTCGCAGACGTTCTACGAGCGGTACCTCGGCCTCGTGCGCTCGCCGGCCGGTCCGCCGCACGCCGTGGTCTTCGCGACGACGCCGATCGCCTTCGCGCTGCGCGACGTCATTCCCGGCACCGACCTCACCTCGATCGCCCAGCCCGGCGTCGGCGTCGCGCTCTGGTTGCACGCCACCGAGGTGCAGTCGATCCACGATGCGCTGGTCGCCGACGGCCACACCATCGTGTCTGCGCCGATCGACGGCCCGTTCGGGCGCACCTTCACCTTCGCGGACCCCGACGGGTACTACGTCACCCTGCACGACCGCGCGTAGGCGGGCCGACAGCGACTCGTTGAGGCCGCAGGAGCACCAGCGTCGCGGCCAGGCCGATGAGGCCTGCCAGCGCAAGCCACCTGTCCATCCCCCAGTCGGTGATCGCGAACATCGGGATGAAGGCGACGACCACTGCGACGAGTGCCCACGGAAGGCCCGGCCCCCGGAATCCGTCCGGGATGTGCGGCGCCTTCTCGAAGCGCACCGACCACAGCGAGATGAGGAAGATGAGCGCGAAGGTGGCGAGCAGCACGAGCGGGCGCGACTTCCACCATGCCCCCGAGGCCGGGTCGGGCAGGCCATGCGGAATCAGCAGCGCCACCCCGGTGACCAGCAGCAGGCACGTCATGTGCCACACGTAGACCGTCATGAGCCGGGTTCCGATGGCGAAGACCACGAGCTGCGCGACGCGGGACCGCATCAGCTTCTCGAGCGCCGGGTGCAGCAGCACGAGCAGAGACAGCTGCGCGATGCCGAGCAGCATCAGCGGCACAGACGGCGGGTTCAGGTTGTAGAGCATGTCGGTGTTGTAGATGCGGTTGAGCACCAGCACGGCGAGCAGCGACGCAGCCGCGAGGAAGACGCCGAGCGTCAGGATGCGTCTGCGGTGGAAGACGCGCTCCGCGTACAGGAATCCGATCTGCTGCACGAATAGCCACACGAAGAAGAAGTTGAGCCAGCCGATCGAGACGTGTCCGCTCTGCCGTCGTGCCGTGTCGATCGCGACGGCGCCCGCGGCGAGCACGACGAAGGTGGCGAGCGGATGCGTGCGATGCAGCCGCACCATCAGGGGCGCGCACGCCTGGCACAGGAGATAGGCCGCGAAGAACCACAGCGGGGTGCCGACCCCCGCGAGGACCACATTCACCAGCTCCGGGTCGACGCCGAGAAGGAAGGCGAGCCAGCCGGCGAGGGCGAAGACGACGAACACCGAGAGCGTCGGCCGCGCCATCCGCAGGGTGCGCTTGCGGATGAACTCGGCGGCCGTCAGGTCACGCCTGCGGTACGAGGTGAGGGTCGCGAAGCCCCCGAGCGCGAAGAAGAGCGGCATCACCTGCCCGAACAGTGTCGCCGGGACATACCAGGGCTGCCGTTGCAGAGGCTGCGTGACCACGATCTGGCCGTCGTGGATGCCGACGCCGATCATGAGCATGTGGACGATCACGACCACGACCACGGCAAAGACCCGGGCGAGGTCCACCGAGAGGTCTCGTGCGGAGAGATCGACGTCGGCCGAGGGTGCGGGCAGAGCCGGCGTGGTGGCCATAGCCACGCAAACTAACAGATCGCGGATGCTGCTCCGGGCCGACCATGCAACGCGTCATCGAAAATCCGTCACGGTCCTCGTGCTCCTGCGACAGTGGTGCCATGACGATCATCGAAGAACGGCTCGCGGCGCTCGGCCTCTCGCTTCCCGCGGCAGCCGTCGCGCCTCCGGGCGTCGCTTTCTCGTTCGCGTGGGTGCGCGTGTCCGGGAGGCGCGTGCTGGTCTCCGGGCACTCGCCCCAGGCAGACGACGGCA
Proteins encoded in this window:
- a CDS encoding VIT1/CCC1 transporter family protein; translated protein: MTMDAAAEASLPRGRLARLRAAASDPGSLRLWTAVANDGIIATAGILEGFAGAGANDRSLLVVAIIATVAGMLAAGGIEWSQAATEREAQQTAAAAEAQELARDPAAEAAELAEHYRSRGVEPALAAEVARQLMAHDALAAQLETEHGIRHVMSAAETLSTGVGAVVAYAIGAVIPLLITALVPQRAETWAIVVAVLVSLVVTSIVGARSGRTNVVRTLARTLAVGAGTLIVSYLVGQLIT
- a CDS encoding MFS transporter, which gives rise to MVEKTVRERTGMFNKDHPHYKWIALSNTTLGMLMATINGSIVLISLPAIFTGIKLDPLEPGNVSYLLWMLMGYILVTAVLVMSFGRLGDIYGRVRIYNLGFVVFTVAAIALVFDPFAGGGGALWLIGWRVVQAVGGSMLFANSTAILTDAFPVNRRGMALGINQIAAIAGTFLGLIVGGLLATLDWRAIFLVSVPFGILGTIWSYKSLHEVGARGTGRVDWWGNILFGVGLTALLAGITYGIQPYKDSATGWLNPWVLAAIIGGVVVLVVFVLVEQRITDPMFNLRLFRIKAFVWGNLAGLLASVGRGGLQFMLIIWLQGIWLPLHGFSYESTPFWAGIYMLPLTIGFLVSGPLSGTLSDRIGARALATGGLVLVAATFIALLMIPVNFSYLEFALITFLNGIGSGMFAAPNRTAIMNAVPANQRGAASGMTGTFQNAGNSLSIGIFFSLMIAGLANTLPKAMTTGLTAHGVSAGIAAKIAATPPVGSLFAAFLGYNPIKSLLGPTGALDTLSKSDAAALTGKTFFPQLISDPFHSGLVIVFIAAAIMSLIGAAASLLMGGKYVHAEPEGPVTPEPAEELSDV
- a CDS encoding Dps family protein, with the translated sequence MATATATARKQGTRTGAARAKKENAEKGFLASAQLTGDLQRVLVDLIELSLQGKQAHWNVVGKNFRDLHLQLDEIVHSAREFADVIAERLRALHAAPDGRSVTISSATSLPVYPNGEVDTAETVDLITARLEAVVGTMREVHDEVDDEDPTTADILHEIISTLEQYAWMVSAENRTPSV
- a CDS encoding acyltransferase family protein, yielding MATTPALPAPSADVDLSARDLSVDLARVFAVVVVVIVHMLMIGVGIHDGQIVVTQPLQRQPWYVPATLFGQVMPLFFALGGFATLTSYRRRDLTAAEFIRKRTLRMARPTLSVFVVFALAGWLAFLLGVDPELVNVVLAGVGTPLWFFAAYLLCQACAPLMVRLHRTHPLATFVVLAAGAVAIDTARRQSGHVSIGWLNFFFVWLFVQQIGFLYAERVFHRRRILTLGVFLAAASLLAVLVLNRIYNTDMLYNLNPPSVPLMLLGIAQLSLLVLLHPALEKLMRSRVAQLVVFAIGTRLMTVYVWHMTCLLLVTGVALLIPHGLPDPASGAWWKSRPLVLLATFALIFLISLWSVRFEKAPHIPDGFRGPGLPWALVAVVVAFIPMFAITDWGMDRWLALAGLIGLAATLVLLRPQRVAVGPPTRGRAG
- a CDS encoding VOC family protein; the encoded protein is MPATGPDFISIQVRDLDASQTFYERYLGLVRSPAGPPHAVVFATTPIAFALRDVIPGTDLTSIAQPGVGVALWLHATEVQSIHDALVADGHTIVSAPIDGPFGRTFTFADPDGYYVTLHDRA